One Hyalangium gracile genomic window carries:
- a CDS encoding DUF4760 domain-containing protein, which yields MDWNMVSAVATAFAAVVAVVASVVAVKSAKQSEKAVVVAQQALRDDHDYQRRLYAAELISRWDERTMHARSAIMRRWSERYQNNEAIPRAEIDAEFKKEVDASRQGTDPVMVHHFGTLLNYLDDVAIAAMFKVGDDSMLKAAFEATFKRWMRVLGEYREHVISLRKIDPWARLDELSREWSDSAPAAQPTGAITTKQVA from the coding sequence ATGGACTGGAATATGGTCTCCGCAGTAGCAACCGCGTTTGCTGCGGTTGTGGCTGTCGTCGCATCTGTTGTTGCCGTCAAGAGTGCGAAGCAGTCCGAGAAGGCTGTGGTGGTTGCACAGCAAGCACTCCGTGATGACCACGACTACCAGCGCAGGCTATACGCAGCCGAACTTATTAGCCGCTGGGACGAGCGGACCATGCACGCCCGCTCTGCCATCATGAGGCGGTGGAGCGAGCGCTACCAGAACAATGAGGCTATCCCGCGTGCAGAGATCGATGCCGAATTCAAGAAGGAAGTGGATGCGAGTCGTCAGGGAACTGACCCCGTCATGGTGCATCACTTCGGCACTCTGCTGAACTACCTTGATGACGTAGCGATAGCTGCGATGTTCAAGGTTGGCGACGACAGCATGCTCAAGGCTGCCTTCGAGGCGACGTTCAAGCGATGGATGCGAGTGCTCGGCGAGTACCGTGAGCACGTCATCAGCCTCCGGAAGATAGACCCTTGGGCCAGGCTGGATGAACTCTCTCGTGAATGGAGCGATTCCGCACCTGCTGCCCAGCCTACTGGTGCGATCACGACGAAGCAGGTTGCGTAG
- a CDS encoding M16 family metallopeptidase, with the protein MPLRYALSNGLTVVFEEQHAAKVAAFQVWVKAGSADERPDQAGLAHLHEHMLFKGTERRGPGEIARDVEAHGGEINAWTSFDQTVYHIVIASQFARMGLDILGDAVRHSAFDREELAREIEVVCEEIKRSQDTPSRRASRDLFATAYQVHPYRRPVIGTEESVRSFSREKVLEFYHRYYSPRNLVLSVVGDVREAELRGWVEEIFGGDWGRPFEGLAPRPSEPAATQRRLLLREDDVKEAHLHLSFGIPRADHPDVPALDVLAMLAGQGEASRLAVEVKRKLNLVNEIHASAYTPRDPGLFSASLTLPAANARRALEETTRALAELRAQPVSADELDTVKAILEAEAVYQRETVQGMARKMGYYQSAMGGLEAEERYYEAVARLTVEDVREVAERYLRFDRAVVTGLLPPGTDFSAAQAEELLDAVAHEAPTVRPDRKVRRPAKGAALRVVPSRSSTGEIVQETLPSGARIVVREEHGVPLFAMRAAFLGGLRYETPANNGLSTLLGRSLTRGTRTRDAEEVTQLVDAFAGSLGGLGGRNSVGMRGDFLSKHFEQAFRLFAECVTEPTFPEAEVARERRLLLQDILTREDKPSGLAFDLFNKTLYRSHPYRLHALGEHGPVEAMGPEALRAYHAAYMDPSQLTLSVVGDVKVEEVMALAREYFGKPRGGAKPAPVVPVDAPPEGPRQEKRVLARAQAHVVYGFMGMRLNDPRRHALEVLSMLLSGQGGRLFVELRDKRSMAYSVSSFTVEGLDPGYFAAYIGTSPEKVSDAVEAIQKELTRVCEERVPEVELARARLHLIGTNEIGLQRNASRAGLLALDTCYGMKLENFLHYSDNIAAVTADDVREVARQVIDFNRGVLAIVGP; encoded by the coding sequence ATGCCCCTCCGCTACGCGCTCTCCAACGGGCTCACCGTCGTCTTCGAGGAACAGCACGCCGCCAAGGTCGCCGCCTTCCAGGTCTGGGTGAAGGCCGGCAGCGCCGACGAGCGGCCCGACCAGGCGGGCCTGGCCCACCTCCACGAGCACATGCTCTTCAAGGGCACCGAGCGCCGGGGCCCCGGGGAGATTGCCCGGGACGTGGAGGCGCACGGCGGGGAGATCAACGCCTGGACGTCCTTCGACCAGACGGTCTACCACATCGTCATCGCCAGCCAGTTTGCCCGGATGGGGCTGGACATCCTGGGCGACGCGGTGCGGCACTCGGCGTTCGACCGGGAGGAGCTGGCGCGGGAAATCGAGGTGGTGTGCGAGGAGATCAAACGAAGCCAGGACACCCCGTCCCGGCGGGCCTCGAGGGACTTGTTCGCCACGGCCTACCAGGTGCACCCGTACCGGCGGCCCGTCATCGGCACGGAGGAGAGCGTCCGGAGCTTCTCGCGGGAGAAGGTGCTGGAGTTCTACCACCGGTACTACTCGCCCAGGAACCTGGTGCTCTCGGTGGTGGGAGACGTGCGCGAGGCGGAGCTGCGCGGGTGGGTGGAGGAAATCTTCGGGGGGGACTGGGGCCGGCCCTTCGAGGGCCTGGCGCCGCGCCCCAGCGAGCCCGCGGCCACCCAGCGCCGGCTGCTGCTGCGAGAGGATGACGTGAAGGAGGCGCACCTCCACCTGAGCTTCGGCATCCCCCGGGCGGACCACCCGGACGTGCCGGCGCTGGACGTGCTGGCGATGCTGGCGGGCCAGGGCGAGGCGTCCCGGCTGGCGGTGGAGGTGAAGCGCAAGCTCAACCTGGTCAACGAGATTCATGCCTCGGCGTACACGCCGAGGGATCCGGGGCTGTTCAGCGCCTCGCTGACGCTGCCGGCGGCGAACGCGCGCCGGGCGCTGGAGGAGACGACGCGGGCGCTGGCCGAGCTGCGCGCCCAGCCGGTGTCCGCGGACGAGCTGGACACGGTGAAGGCCATCCTCGAGGCGGAGGCCGTGTACCAGCGCGAGACGGTGCAGGGCATGGCGCGGAAGATGGGCTACTACCAGTCCGCGATGGGCGGGCTGGAGGCGGAGGAGCGCTACTACGAGGCGGTGGCGCGGCTCACCGTCGAGGACGTGCGGGAGGTGGCCGAGCGCTACCTGCGCTTCGACCGGGCGGTGGTGACGGGGCTGCTGCCGCCGGGCACGGACTTCAGCGCGGCCCAGGCGGAGGAGCTCCTGGACGCGGTGGCGCACGAGGCGCCCACGGTGCGGCCGGACCGCAAGGTGCGCCGGCCCGCGAAGGGTGCGGCCCTGCGGGTGGTTCCTTCGCGCTCGAGCACGGGGGAGATCGTCCAGGAGACGCTGCCGTCGGGCGCGCGCATCGTGGTGCGCGAGGAGCACGGCGTGCCGCTGTTCGCGATGCGGGCGGCGTTCCTCGGCGGGCTGCGCTACGAGACGCCGGCGAACAACGGGCTGTCGACGCTGCTGGGGCGCAGCCTGACGCGGGGCACGCGCACCCGGGACGCGGAGGAGGTTACCCAGCTGGTGGACGCCTTCGCGGGCTCGCTGGGCGGGCTGGGGGGGCGCAACTCGGTGGGGATGCGCGGGGACTTCCTCTCGAAGCACTTCGAGCAGGCCTTCCGGCTGTTCGCCGAGTGCGTGACGGAGCCCACCTTCCCCGAGGCCGAGGTGGCGCGGGAGCGCCGGCTGCTGCTGCAGGACATCCTCACGCGGGAGGACAAGCCGTCGGGGCTGGCGTTCGATCTCTTCAACAAGACGCTGTACCGCTCGCACCCGTACCGGCTGCACGCGCTGGGTGAGCACGGGCCGGTGGAGGCGATGGGGCCCGAGGCGCTGCGCGCCTACCACGCGGCGTACATGGATCCGTCACAGCTGACGCTGAGCGTGGTGGGAGACGTGAAGGTGGAGGAGGTGATGGCGCTGGCGCGGGAGTACTTCGGCAAGCCTCGGGGCGGGGCGAAGCCGGCGCCGGTGGTGCCGGTGGACGCGCCACCGGAGGGGCCGCGCCAGGAGAAGCGGGTGCTGGCGCGGGCCCAGGCGCACGTGGTGTACGGCTTCATGGGGATGCGGCTGAATGATCCGCGGCGGCATGCGCTGGAGGTGCTCTCGATGCTGCTGTCCGGGCAGGGCGGGCGGCTCTTCGTGGAGCTGAGGGACAAGCGCTCCATGGCCTACAGCGTGAGCAGCTTCACGGTGGAGGGGCTGGATCCGGGCTACTTCGCGGCCTACATCGGCACGAGCCCGGAGAAGGTGAGCGACGCGGTGGAGGCCATCCAGAAGGAGCTGACGCGGGTGTGCGAGGAGCGCGTGCCCGAGGTGGAATTGGCGCGGGCGCGGTTGCATTTGATTGGGACGAACGAGATCGGCCTGCAGCGCAACGCCTCGCGCGCGGGGCTGCTGGCGCTGGACACGTGCTACGGGATGAAGCTGGAGAACTTCCTGCACTACTCGGACAACATCGCCGCGGTGACGGCGGACGATGTGCGCGAGGTGGCGCGCCAGGTGATCGACTTCAACCGCGGCGTGCTGGCCATCGTCGGGCCGTGA
- a CDS encoding gliding motility protein, giving the protein MAPPLEELDPLADLRESLDDGAPTAAPSVSKPAPAVAPPPLPPRKNATAPAPIPTGSQSGIASPLARSKPQAPIPTGSQSGVASPLAKSPRPLGGEDPFGEPAEPRMPMGAAPEEKLEFFRQVLKQKTETLARARSLYSEKDSELTGLRQSVAQLTQELTTAKKELTDARGQLGGLKELPQKLAQATEAQARQEKRAATAEAKLAEAEGELQAVEADRKDLSRALADVEAEIPRLTEDLRAEREARAALAEELIGAKEALSLAQDRVADLAAEKSEAQGTMEAVQEQFQAALADVERLTGELETATTERDALSTEREELSLRASQLEAALAEANGNLSALESESEWSRSSLEEAQSRAQLMEAERDEARSETATARQQVEALQKEKAALEKDKATLKTRLSELERNLALKDADLVGVRAALSARTSEAGALIGRAEVAEGKVATLTDRVQLLEAEVAAATERAQAAEVEVASLRGALEASEAEQVSLRDRIEADAAALSETARTAEAQVEELNSLLSTARAERDEVVGELDSVKATLHSVQATLQSTQAALQSTQSTLQTVQAEKASLAARASSLEKGGAQRDTQVAELNAKLEAARAEAEDKTTRLSQRVKMLEGALETARNEAAAAAKKSAAELATAETNLRTLRGKEAEATRATKALEQKVAQAEAALKTEKGSQGSLGQKLAQVEATLEAEQAERASLEQRLAELESALQAEQAQRANLEQELEQARAAPAAPAGGEAPAELIAERDKLKADITAMKKKLVQAESAIEAAATYKAKLARLEAQLKGGKK; this is encoded by the coding sequence ATGGCACCGCCCCTGGAAGAGCTGGATCCGCTCGCGGACCTGCGTGAGAGCTTGGACGACGGTGCCCCCACGGCCGCACCCTCGGTGAGCAAGCCCGCGCCCGCGGTCGCACCACCTCCGCTGCCGCCTCGCAAGAACGCCACGGCTCCGGCCCCCATCCCCACCGGCAGCCAGTCCGGCATCGCCTCGCCCCTGGCCAGGAGCAAGCCGCAGGCCCCCATCCCCACCGGGAGCCAGTCCGGCGTCGCCTCGCCCCTGGCCAAGAGCCCCCGCCCCCTGGGCGGGGAGGATCCGTTCGGCGAGCCCGCCGAGCCCCGCATGCCCATGGGGGCCGCCCCGGAGGAGAAGCTCGAGTTCTTCCGCCAGGTGCTCAAGCAGAAGACGGAGACGCTGGCCCGGGCGCGCTCGCTGTACTCGGAGAAGGACTCGGAGCTGACCGGGCTGCGCCAGTCGGTGGCGCAGCTCACCCAGGAGCTCACCACCGCGAAGAAGGAGCTCACCGACGCCCGCGGGCAGCTGGGCGGGCTGAAGGAGCTGCCCCAGAAGCTGGCCCAGGCGACGGAGGCCCAGGCCCGCCAGGAGAAGCGCGCGGCCACCGCCGAGGCGAAGCTGGCCGAGGCGGAGGGAGAGCTCCAGGCCGTCGAGGCCGACCGCAAGGACTTGTCCCGCGCGCTGGCGGACGTGGAGGCGGAGATTCCCCGCCTCACCGAGGACCTTCGGGCGGAGCGGGAGGCGCGCGCGGCGCTGGCCGAGGAGCTCATCGGCGCCAAGGAGGCCCTCTCGCTGGCGCAGGACCGCGTGGCGGACCTGGCCGCGGAGAAGTCCGAGGCCCAGGGCACGATGGAGGCCGTCCAGGAGCAGTTCCAGGCCGCGCTCGCGGACGTGGAGCGGCTCACCGGTGAGCTCGAGACGGCCACCACCGAGCGCGACGCGCTGAGCACCGAGCGCGAGGAGCTGTCGCTGCGCGCCAGCCAGCTCGAGGCGGCCCTGGCCGAGGCCAACGGCAACCTGAGCGCGCTGGAGAGCGAGAGCGAGTGGTCCCGGAGCTCGCTCGAGGAGGCCCAGTCCCGCGCCCAGCTGATGGAGGCGGAGCGGGACGAGGCCCGCTCGGAGACCGCCACCGCGCGGCAGCAGGTGGAGGCGCTCCAGAAGGAGAAGGCCGCGCTCGAGAAGGACAAGGCCACCCTCAAGACGCGCCTCTCCGAGCTCGAGCGCAACCTGGCCCTCAAGGACGCGGACCTCGTGGGCGTGCGCGCGGCGCTGTCTGCCCGCACGTCCGAGGCGGGGGCGCTCATTGGCCGCGCGGAGGTGGCCGAGGGCAAGGTGGCCACGCTCACCGACCGCGTGCAGCTGCTGGAGGCGGAGGTGGCCGCGGCCACCGAGCGCGCCCAGGCCGCCGAGGTGGAGGTGGCCTCGCTCCGGGGCGCCCTGGAGGCCAGCGAGGCCGAGCAGGTGTCGCTGAGGGACCGCATCGAGGCGGACGCGGCGGCGCTGTCGGAGACGGCTCGCACCGCCGAGGCCCAGGTGGAGGAGCTCAACTCGCTGCTGTCCACGGCGCGGGCCGAGCGGGACGAGGTGGTCGGCGAGCTCGACTCGGTGAAGGCGACGCTCCACTCCGTGCAGGCGACGCTGCAGTCCACGCAGGCGGCGCTCCAGTCCACGCAGTCCACGCTGCAGACGGTGCAGGCGGAGAAGGCCAGCCTGGCGGCGCGGGCCTCCTCGCTGGAGAAGGGCGGGGCGCAGCGGGACACGCAGGTGGCGGAGCTCAACGCGAAGCTGGAGGCGGCCCGCGCGGAGGCGGAGGACAAGACAACCCGGCTCTCCCAGCGCGTGAAGATGCTGGAGGGCGCGCTGGAGACGGCGCGCAACGAGGCCGCGGCTGCGGCGAAGAAGTCCGCCGCCGAGCTGGCCACCGCCGAGACGAACCTGCGCACGCTCCGCGGCAAGGAGGCCGAGGCCACCCGGGCCACCAAGGCCCTCGAGCAGAAGGTGGCGCAGGCGGAGGCGGCCCTCAAGACGGAGAAGGGGAGCCAGGGCTCGCTCGGGCAGAAGCTGGCGCAGGTGGAGGCCACGCTGGAGGCCGAGCAGGCCGAGCGCGCCAGCCTGGAGCAGCGGCTGGCCGAGTTGGAGTCGGCGCTCCAGGCCGAGCAGGCCCAGCGGGCGAACCTGGAGCAGGAGCTGGAGCAGGCGCGTGCCGCTCCGGCGGCTCCGGCGGGGGGCGAGGCTCCGGCGGAGCTCATCGCCGAGCGCGACAAGCTCAAGGCGGACATCACCGCCATGAAGAAGAAGCTGGTGCAGGCCGAGTCCGCCATCGAGGCGGCGGCTACCTACAAGGCGAAATTGGCGCGGCTGGAGGCGCAGTTGAAGGGTGGCAAGAAGTAA
- the hemW gene encoding radical SAM family heme chaperone HemW, which produces MSFSAPIDAWTGMPAARFGLYLHFPYCLAKCPYCDFAVAVARQVPEERYAHAVLRELDARLAAMPELRKRPLESIFLGGGTPSLWHPKWVAHVLEGIAARLPVAPGAEVSLEANPEVADTERYAGFQAAGVNRLSLGVQSFQPETLKALGRAHDARGAEEAFRMARRARFEVVSMDFIYGVHGQTRAQVEADARKAAALEPEHLSTYALTLEREVLAEDTPLAKRLARGEVALPQDEEVVAMADTLREVYAAHGLRRYEISNHAREGYSSRHNALYWTGGEYLALGVGATGMLHTPSPHRYVNLRGAEAWLKAVEQGALPEASREALGPEELFEERLAMGLRLRSGVDWEAVCAAYGQEPEPRRAEVARLVAHGLATLSGRRLVLTDAGADLHSAICARLI; this is translated from the coding sequence ATGTCGTTCTCCGCCCCCATCGATGCCTGGACCGGGATGCCGGCGGCCCGCTTCGGGCTGTACCTTCACTTCCCGTACTGCCTGGCGAAGTGCCCCTACTGCGACTTCGCCGTGGCCGTGGCGCGCCAGGTGCCGGAGGAGCGCTACGCCCACGCGGTGCTGAGGGAGCTGGACGCTCGGCTGGCCGCCATGCCGGAGCTCCGCAAGCGGCCGCTGGAGTCCATCTTCCTGGGAGGCGGCACGCCCTCGCTGTGGCACCCGAAGTGGGTGGCGCACGTGCTGGAGGGCATCGCGGCCCGGCTGCCGGTGGCGCCCGGGGCGGAGGTGTCCCTGGAGGCGAACCCGGAGGTGGCGGACACGGAGCGCTACGCCGGCTTCCAGGCGGCGGGGGTGAACCGGCTCTCGCTGGGCGTGCAGTCCTTCCAGCCGGAGACGCTGAAGGCGCTCGGGCGGGCGCACGACGCGCGGGGGGCGGAGGAGGCGTTCCGCATGGCGCGGCGCGCGCGCTTCGAGGTGGTGTCCATGGACTTCATCTATGGAGTGCATGGGCAGACGCGAGCGCAGGTGGAGGCGGACGCGCGGAAGGCCGCGGCGCTGGAGCCGGAGCACCTGTCCACCTACGCGCTGACCCTGGAGCGCGAGGTGCTGGCGGAGGACACGCCGCTGGCCAAGCGCCTGGCCCGGGGAGAGGTGGCGCTGCCCCAGGACGAGGAGGTGGTGGCCATGGCCGACACGCTGCGCGAGGTGTACGCCGCGCACGGCCTGCGCCGCTATGAAATCTCCAACCACGCGCGGGAGGGCTACAGCTCCAGGCACAACGCGCTGTACTGGACGGGGGGCGAGTACCTGGCGCTCGGAGTGGGCGCCACGGGCATGCTGCACACGCCTTCACCCCACCGGTACGTGAACCTGCGCGGCGCGGAGGCCTGGCTGAAGGCGGTGGAGCAGGGCGCGCTGCCCGAGGCGAGCCGCGAGGCGCTCGGCCCGGAGGAGCTCTTCGAGGAGCGGCTGGCGATGGGGCTGCGGCTGCGCTCGGGGGTGGACTGGGAGGCGGTGTGCGCCGCGTACGGCCAGGAGCCGGAGCCCCGGCGGGCGGAGGTGGCGCGGCTGGTGGCGCACGGCCTGGCGACGCTGAGCGGCCGGCGCCTGGTGCTGACGGACGCGGGGGCGGATCTGCACAGCGCCATCTGCGCGAGGCTGATTTAA
- a CDS encoding tetratricopeptide repeat protein: protein MSTWMLWMIASLLTGRPLLSLVLVFGLLWLMDRYTLQVLPRPLRFIHRWRRAGQLERTLLANTHDRRARFELAELRVGQGKYAAAVELLKPNLEAGDEDVDTLFLLGVAYLGAGEAAKGELLLSEAEKLSPDFRQGSIDLERGRLRLAGGDVKGAVEALERFVKGRHGTVEGRVLLAKALDKAGRDADAALMRDEAWKEYLAAPGFHRRRERMWAWRARPSRPLTYAALVLVVLALGYRVLSQVQPPRETYSDPYAVGADEDEE, encoded by the coding sequence ATGAGCACGTGGATGTTGTGGATGATCGCCTCGCTCCTCACGGGGCGGCCGCTGCTGTCGCTGGTGCTGGTGTTCGGGCTGCTGTGGCTGATGGACCGCTACACCCTGCAGGTGCTGCCGCGTCCGCTGCGCTTCATCCACCGCTGGCGGCGCGCGGGGCAGCTCGAGCGCACGCTGCTGGCCAACACCCACGATCGGCGGGCGCGCTTCGAATTGGCGGAGCTGCGCGTGGGGCAGGGCAAGTACGCGGCGGCCGTGGAGCTGCTCAAGCCCAACCTGGAGGCGGGGGACGAGGACGTGGACACGCTCTTCCTGCTCGGGGTGGCGTACCTGGGCGCGGGCGAGGCGGCCAAGGGCGAGCTGCTGCTGAGCGAGGCGGAGAAGCTGAGCCCGGACTTCCGCCAGGGCTCCATCGACCTGGAGCGGGGCCGGCTGCGGCTGGCGGGCGGGGACGTGAAGGGCGCGGTGGAGGCGCTGGAGCGCTTCGTGAAGGGCCGGCACGGGACGGTGGAGGGGCGGGTGCTGCTGGCCAAGGCCCTGGACAAGGCGGGGCGGGACGCGGACGCGGCGCTCATGCGCGACGAGGCCTGGAAGGAGTACCTGGCCGCCCCGGGCTTCCACCGTCGCCGGGAGCGGATGTGGGCCTGGCGTGCACGTCCCAGCCGCCCCCTCACCTACGCGGCCCTGGTGCTGGTGGTGCTGGCGCTGGGCTACCGGGTGCTGAGCCAGGTCCAGCCCCCCAGGGAGACCTACTCGGATCCCTACGCCGTGGGGGCGGACGAGGATGAGGAGTGA
- a CDS encoding J domain-containing protein — translation MFPAPSHVLRQREGTLAEVPLPLLLHALAMEERTCTLELKARQREKRITFEEGAPVACVSNLLHETLGKFLVEKGKLSEADYQKTLSESIQTGQEIGTLLVQKGLISPFDLYKQLQANLGLSLLDCFRWTDARYKLIADVEPPGTSVRTNTAQLILTGVANMMPFDAVATHFTFTDDRRFAQVPGVEGPKLSAKDARLFQALRLRPTFSEMLERTGYDTESALRRLYALCIVGVADFADAVDERAASAPPPPVAVVEPEPVAPAVPSGTPFSDEDEAARNELMSAFMSHRSQDPFALLGVAEDVQPLALRKAFLNAADKFSPLRFNTADLKEKAEVLLAAYARAFGVLMEPDLAALWRKRRAAAREKERGATGRPSTQEQFRIKTELLDGRTQFEQGKKRLEGRNFAGAFEYFEYACDIEPRPMHLAYRAWARYLMKPESHGKLALQELSDVLRQEPQLEEGWFFYGEVSRGESQWAQAEDAYRRAFKLNPKNRRYVDLIQETIKNARR, via the coding sequence ATGTTCCCCGCCCCATCCCATGTGCTCCGACAGCGAGAGGGGACGCTCGCGGAGGTGCCGCTGCCGTTGCTGCTGCACGCGCTGGCCATGGAGGAGCGCACGTGCACGCTGGAGCTGAAGGCGCGCCAGCGGGAGAAGCGCATCACGTTCGAGGAGGGCGCGCCCGTGGCGTGTGTCTCGAACCTGCTGCACGAGACGCTGGGCAAGTTCCTGGTGGAGAAGGGGAAGCTGAGCGAGGCGGACTACCAGAAGACGCTCTCGGAGAGCATCCAGACGGGGCAGGAGATCGGCACGCTGCTGGTGCAGAAGGGGCTGATCAGCCCGTTCGACTTGTACAAGCAGCTGCAGGCGAACCTGGGGCTGAGCCTGCTGGACTGCTTCCGGTGGACGGACGCGCGCTACAAGCTGATCGCGGACGTGGAGCCGCCGGGCACGAGCGTGCGGACGAACACGGCGCAGCTCATCCTCACGGGCGTGGCGAACATGATGCCGTTCGACGCGGTGGCCACGCACTTCACCTTCACGGATGACCGGCGCTTCGCGCAGGTGCCGGGCGTGGAGGGGCCGAAGCTGTCGGCGAAGGACGCGCGGCTGTTCCAGGCGCTGCGGCTGCGGCCCACCTTCTCGGAGATGCTGGAGCGCACGGGCTACGACACGGAGTCGGCGCTGCGGCGGCTGTACGCGCTGTGCATCGTGGGGGTGGCGGACTTCGCGGACGCGGTGGACGAGCGGGCGGCCTCGGCGCCTCCGCCGCCGGTCGCGGTGGTGGAGCCAGAGCCGGTGGCTCCGGCGGTGCCCTCGGGGACGCCGTTCTCGGACGAGGACGAGGCGGCGCGCAACGAGCTGATGAGCGCCTTCATGTCTCACCGGAGCCAGGATCCGTTCGCGCTGCTGGGGGTGGCGGAGGACGTGCAGCCGCTGGCGCTGCGCAAGGCGTTCCTGAACGCGGCGGACAAGTTCAGCCCGCTGCGCTTCAACACGGCGGACTTGAAGGAGAAGGCGGAGGTGCTGCTGGCGGCGTACGCCCGGGCCTTCGGGGTGCTGATGGAGCCGGACCTGGCGGCGCTGTGGCGCAAGCGTCGGGCGGCGGCGCGGGAGAAGGAGCGGGGGGCGACGGGGCGGCCGTCGACGCAGGAGCAGTTCCGCATCAAGACGGAGCTGCTGGACGGGCGCACGCAGTTCGAGCAGGGGAAGAAGCGGCTGGAGGGGCGCAACTTCGCGGGGGCGTTCGAGTACTTCGAGTACGCGTGCGACATCGAGCCGCGGCCGATGCACCTGGCCTACCGGGCGTGGGCGCGCTACCTGATGAAGCCGGAGTCCCACGGCAAGCTGGCGCTGCAGGAGCTGAGCGACGTACTGCGCCAGGAGCCGCAGCTGGAGGAGGGCTGGTTCTTCTACGGCGAGGTGAGCCGTGGGGAGAGCCAGTGGGCCCAGGCCGAGGACGCGTACCGCCGGGCCTTCAAGCTCAACCCGAAGAACCGGCGCTACGTGGACCTCATCCAGGAGACCATCAAGAACGCCAGGCGCTGA
- a CDS encoding serine/threonine protein kinase, whose amino-acid sequence MPQLGRYQLIKKLATGGMAEVFLAKAQGPMGFEKTLVLKRILPYMAEDPTFVEMFLAEAKLAAQLNHPHLVQIFDFGEADGQYFLAMEYIDGVNLRTLLVRAAQQGMALAPELCAQLVASACEGLAFAHDFRDPETGVPLGLIHRDISPDNILVSRHGAVKVVDFGIAKVAGQPDRTQEGVVKGKLAYMPPEQIRAEPLDRRVDVYALGVVLYELLTAHKPFQGPTDASTMESILFRPMVPPSQYRSDVPDSLLLILERALAGKPEHRQSDCLSLAAELEDFILSVGKPVTAQQLALLVAMVVPEQPPSGPMPARAPAPAAGEAPGNPRPSQLGLDTTFLAYSPGDTLEIDPALVRSLAEVEELTEPGEPEE is encoded by the coding sequence ATGCCTCAGCTCGGCAGGTATCAACTGATAAAGAAGCTCGCCACCGGAGGCATGGCCGAGGTGTTCCTCGCCAAGGCCCAGGGCCCCATGGGCTTCGAGAAAACGCTGGTACTCAAACGGATCCTTCCCTACATGGCGGAGGACCCCACCTTCGTGGAGATGTTCCTGGCGGAGGCGAAGCTGGCTGCCCAGCTCAACCACCCCCACCTGGTGCAGATCTTCGACTTCGGCGAGGCCGACGGCCAGTACTTCCTGGCCATGGAGTACATCGACGGCGTCAACCTGCGCACCCTGCTGGTGCGAGCGGCCCAGCAGGGAATGGCGCTGGCCCCCGAGCTGTGCGCCCAGCTCGTCGCCTCCGCGTGCGAGGGTCTGGCCTTCGCTCATGACTTCCGGGACCCGGAGACCGGCGTTCCGCTGGGGCTCATCCATCGCGACATCAGCCCGGACAACATCCTCGTGTCGCGTCACGGCGCCGTGAAGGTGGTGGACTTCGGCATCGCCAAGGTCGCTGGCCAGCCCGACAGGACGCAGGAGGGCGTCGTCAAGGGCAAGCTGGCCTACATGCCGCCCGAGCAGATCCGCGCCGAGCCGCTGGATCGCCGGGTGGATGTGTATGCGCTCGGGGTGGTGCTCTACGAGCTGCTCACCGCCCACAAGCCGTTCCAGGGCCCCACGGACGCCAGCACGATGGAGTCCATCCTCTTCAGGCCGATGGTGCCGCCCTCGCAGTACCGGTCGGACGTGCCCGACTCGCTGCTCCTCATCCTTGAGCGCGCCCTCGCGGGGAAGCCCGAGCACCGCCAATCGGATTGCCTGTCGCTCGCGGCGGAGCTCGAGGACTTCATCCTCTCGGTGGGCAAGCCGGTGACGGCGCAGCAGCTCGCCCTGCTCGTCGCGATGGTCGTCCCCGAGCAGCCCCCCTCGGGCCCCATGCCCGCGCGGGCCCCGGCGCCAGCCGCTGGCGAAGCGCCTGGGAACCCGCGCCCCTCGCAGCTCGGGCTGGATACCACCTTCCTCGCGTACTCGCCCGGTGACACCCTGGAGATCGATCCAGCCTTGGTGCGGTCCCTGGCGGAGGTCGAGGAGCTCACGGAGCCTGGAGAGCCCGAGGAGTGA